GGTGTGTGTATCCGGAGGCCCAAAATACGCCTACGCAGCTACGCACGCGCGTATCCGCGTACGATATATATACGGCCCCGGCATCCTCCTCCACTCCCCTTTTCCTTCCCTGTCACCGCACGGCAGGAGACATACATACAGAGGCGGGCGGGGGGAGGAGGGAGGAAAGGGGAGGGAACCACCCCGTCCGAGCCGACTTTGGATCCACCCACCTCCCGACGACGATCCGGTCGCGAATCGGAGCTGCCGCCAGCTCCCCTCCCCCCCCTGCTCCGCTCGCCGAACGGACCTGTTACTTCTACTCGGATCCCTGAGCTGGTCCGGTTGGCCTGATACGCGCGCCGAAGCTCGATCTCGCGCCGGGAGGCCTGCCGATTGCTGATTCGGGGCCGGATTTGGGTGCCGGGCGTGTCGTGGCGTGCGGGTGAGGCGGGCGGAAGCTAGGGTTCCGGCGGGTGCGCGCGCGCCGGCGAGATGACGACCCGGCGGGTGAGGCGGCGCACGTGCAGggacaaggggaaggggaaggaggTTGTGGAGGAGGGGCGGGCGGTGGAGGCCGGCTCATCGCCGCCGCGGGACTGGGTGCCggcgggggatggggatgggggcggcgaggcggtggcCGGCGAGGCCGTGGACTGGACGCTGCTTCCGGATGACACCGTGCTGCAGCTGTTTGGCCGGCTGAGCTACCGCGACCGCGCCAGCTTGGGGGCGACCTGCCAGACCTGGAGGGGGCTCGGGTCGTCGCCGTGCCTGTGGAGCACGCTCGACCTCCGCGCGCACCGTTGCGACGCTGAGGTCGCCTCGTCGCTGGCCTCGCGGTGCGGGGGCCTGCAGCGGCTGCGGCTGCGGGGTCATGAGGCGGCTGTGGCGGTGGCCTCCGCCCTCGGCGCCCGCGACCTCCGAGAGGTGGTGGCCGAAGGCTGCAGGGGACTCACTGACGCCACTCTTGCAGTCCTGGCCGCTCGACACGAGGCGCTGGAGAGCCTCCAGATCGGTCCAGACCCCCTTGAGCGCATCTCCAGCGACGCCCTCCGCCATGTCGCTCTTTGCTGCTCCCGCCTCCGTCGCCTCCACCTCTCGGGTCTCCGTGAAGCTGACTCTGATGCCATAGGAGCGCTGGCGCGCTACTGCCCCCTCCTTGAGGACGTTGCCTTGCTCGACTGCGGCACTGTAGATGAGGCTGCCCTTGGTGACATCCACTCCCTCCGATTCCTCTCCATAGCAGGATGCTACAACGTGAAATGGGCTACAGCATCCGCCTCATGGGCCCAGCTTCCCTTGCTAGTCGCCGTCGACGTCTCCCGCACTGATGTCTCTCCAAATGCTGTCGCTCGTCTAATCTCCCACTCCAAAACCCTCGAGCTTATATGTGCTCTTAACTGCAAATTTGTCGAAGAGGAACAAGCACACAGTCCCACTGCATTTAGCAACTCCAAGGGCAAGCTTGTGCTTACCATTACATGCCCCATTTTTAAATCACTCGCTTCACTGTTTCCTGCCGAGGCTGTGGAGGAGCACGGCGTGTTCAATGAGTGTAATTGGAGGAACAAAAGGAAAATACTTGGTGTCATGATGAACTGGCTCGAGTGGATCCTATCACAGTCGCTTCTTCGGATTGCGGAGTGCAATCCATATGGCATGGATGACTTCTGGTTGCAGCAGGGCACATCAATGCTGCTGAGCCTGGTGAAGAGCTCACAGGAGGATGTGCAGGAGCGTGCAGctacaacaattgctacatttgtgGTTATTGACGATGAAACTGCGAATGTGGATGCTGCAAGGTCGGAGGCGGTAATGCGGGATGGAGGCATTCCACTTCTGCTGGACCTTGCAAGGTGCTCAAGGGTGAGTGCTCAGTCTGAAGCAGCAAAGGTATAAATTATTTGGCCGAACTCATGGGTTCTCAGTATTTGTTTTCTATACTATTCTGGTATATCATTTAGTCCCATTGGTTATGTCTCTGTTCAGGCTATTGCCAACCTATCGGTGAATGCGAAGGTTGCAAAGGTGGTTGCAGATGAAGGAGGTATCGCCATTTTCACTAATTTGGCTAAGTCGACGAATCGACTTGTTGCTGAAGAAGCTGCTGGTGGCCTTTGGAACCTCTCCGTGGGTGAGGAGCACAAGGTTGTTATTGTCTAAATGCTGATTCTTATTGCTTGCTTTGATGTCCGTATCACTCGTGCTAATAATTGATTGGTTTCTCATTTTCAGGCGGCTATTGCGGCAGCTGGTGGTATAAAGGCTTTGGTTGATCTTATATTTCGTTGGCCTGCTGGGACTGATGGAGTTCTTGTATGGAACTTTTAACTTCACATTTTCAGCAACTTCCAACTATACCTGCTGATATGCTCCCAACCATCCTTTTTGTGACTTTGCTCTACCCCTTTTTTCTATTAGGAACGTGCTGCTGGTGCACTTGCAAACCTAGCTGCTGATGACAAGTGCAGCTTGGAAGTTGCAAACGCTGGTGGTGTCCATGCTTTGGTTACACTTGCTCGATCATGTAAACTTGAGGGCGTCCTAGAACAGGTAAGCTGCATTGTGTCTTCATGCTTGTCCAGTTTTGTTCTATACGTATAAACCAGTAAAATTTTATGCTATATCTCCTAAATTGTCAACCAATACTACACATTCCGCAGAACAGACACATTTTACGATGTAGGAAAAACATGAGTAAAGAACattctccctctgtaaagaaatataagttcatatcactaaagtagtgatctaaacgctcttatattactttacggagggagtacaagttttCATCTTCAATGCTCCATACTTTTACATACCATCTGCAGCTTATTTCTTGCCTATTGAACTTTTGCCCTGCAATATATGCACCATTTCGATCATTTATAGTGCATCTTCCAGGTACCAATGCAAACATTTCTTGCATGGATAGCTACAATTTTATCGTGCTTGTCCAAGAGCACTCTTATGACACGTCCCATGCAAATTTTACAACTCGTGTTCCCATCAAGAAACAGAAGTCTGTAACCTGTGGTACTGAACCCGTGTCTGATATTCcctcaaaaaaaacaaaaagagaaacCATGTCTGATATGCCGACTAGCTTCATACCATTTAGGTGTAAGTAGAAAACACACTTTAATATAACATTTTAAATCTTTTAAACCTGCTCGAAACCATTTTGCTTTAGAGAGCAGCCCGGTGCacatagctcccgcttgcgcagggtcaggGGAAGGGTCcggccactttgggtctatagtacgcagcttttccctacatttctgcaagaggctgtttccaggatttgaacccgtgacctcatggtcacaaggcaacagctttaccGCTGCACCAAGGCTCCCCTCTTCACCTACATTTCGCTAAGGCATTTTGCTTTAGAGCTACTCAAAATATCTGTTTATAAAATAGTAGCAGTTCTCCGCTTCATCTTAAGCTCTAGAAGTAAATGCCTTGTATACATATTTTGTCCTCTTTATGTTCACCCCTGTTTTGTTATTTGCTAATGCTATGTTTGTTATGCATAGGCGGCAAGGGCTCTAGCCAACTTAGCTGCACATGGAGATAACAACAACAATAATGCAGCTGTAGGTCAGGAAGCAGGGGCTCTTGAGGCATTAGTGCAACTAACATGTTCTCAAAACGAGGGTGTAAGGTATAGTTCTAATTGACATGCTTTCACTTTTATGGTTTAAAGTTGTAATATTAGCTTTC
The sequence above is a segment of the Triticum dicoccoides isolate Atlit2015 ecotype Zavitan chromosome 1A, WEW_v2.0, whole genome shotgun sequence genome. Coding sequences within it:
- the LOC119275729 gene encoding protein ARABIDILLO 1-like: MTTRRVRRRTCRDKGKGKEVVEEGRAVEAGSSPPRDWVPAGDGDGGGEAVAGEAVDWTLLPDDTVLQLFGRLSYRDRASLGATCQTWRGLGSSPCLWSTLDLRAHRCDAEVASSLASRCGGLQRLRLRGHEAAVAVASALGARDLREVVAEGCRGLTDATLAVLAARHEALESLQIGPDPLERISSDALRHVALCCSRLRRLHLSGLREADSDAIGALARYCPLLEDVALLDCGTVDEAALGDIHSLRFLSIAGCYNVKWATASASWAQLPLLVAVDVSRTDVSPNAVARLISHSKTLELICALNCKFVEEEQAHSPTAFSNSKGKLVLTITCPIFKSLASLFPAEAVEEHGVFNECNWRNKRKILGVMMNWLEWILSQSLLRIAECNPYGMDDFWLQQGTSMLLSLVKSSQEDVQERAATTIATFVVIDDETANVDAARSEAVMRDGGIPLLLDLARCSRVSAQSEAAKAIANLSVNAKVAKVVADEGGIAIFTNLAKSTNRLVAEEAAGGLWNLSVGEEHKAAIAAAGGIKALVDLIFRWPAGTDGVLERAAGALANLAADDKCSLEVANAGGVHALVTLARSCKLEGVLEQAARALANLAAHGDNNNNNAAVGQEAGALEALVQLTCSQNEGVRQEAAGALWNLSFDDRNREAIAAAGGVEALVSLAQQCLNASEGLQERAAGALWGLSVSESNSIAIGQEGGVAPLLTMAQSEVEDVHETAAGALWNLAFYSSNAHRIVEEGGVPILVHLCSSSGSKMARFMSALALAYMFDGRMDEAAIVGTSSEGSSKGVNVEGARRMALKHIEIFVLTFSDPQVFSMAAASSAPAALSQVAEAVFIQEAGHLRCSGAEIGRFIAMLRNPTPVLRACAAFALLQFSIPGGRHATHHADLLQNVGAARVLRAAAAATSASIEAKVFARIVLRNLEHHQAGTST